The Hoplias malabaricus isolate fHopMal1 chromosome 9, fHopMal1.hap1, whole genome shotgun sequence genome contains a region encoding:
- the usp33 gene encoding ubiquitin carboxyl-terminal hydrolase 33 — translation MPAGSSCDCPHLECVGEITKEELIQKSHGQCQDCKVGGPNLWACLENGCSYVGCGESHADHSTVHSQETRHNLTVNLTTLRVWCYACSKEVFLDRKLGPPTVLPSAVKPISPLQTPSQESADPGSPTSLRVPPAGVCEDLDMETEEEDDLRTRGLTGLKNIGNTCYMNAALQALSNCPPLTQFFLDCGGLVRTDKKPALCKSYHKLITDLWHKNRPSYVVPTNLFQGIKAVNPMFRGYSQQDSQEFLRCLMDQLHEELKEALVEPDDQSPTVSAEDSPDEDDRSRSDSDFQSCESCSADSEGHRGPEDPDEADMLIPDEEKANREWQKEKNLINNLYRAGSHGDLDKDVDTTNESRTIISSQGAIKQGKAADSNSEIQVSNNARPQSPSANEGIAPKLSSSPPKSTPMWPSLSSAHKKVTSFAPPKSKRQRKYHSVISDVFDGTIVSSVQCLTCDRVSVTLENFQDISLPIPGKEDLAKLHSSSHQTALVKAGSCGEAYAPQGWIAFVMEYIKSWFWGPVVTLQDCLAAFFARDELKGDNMYSCEKCKKLRNGVKFCKVQSLPEILCIHLKRFRHELMFSTKISTHVSFPLDGLDLQPFLAKDSSAQITTYDLLSVICHHGTASSGHYIAYCRNDLNQLWYEFDDQSVTEVSESCVQNAEAYVLFYKKSNEEAQKERRKVTALLNMMEPSLLQFYISRQWLNKFRTFAEPGPISNYDFLCAHGGVPPHKATYIDDLVLMLPQNVWDHLYSRYGGGPAVNHLYVCHTCQMEIEKLEKRRKSELDMFVRLNKAFQEEESPVVIYCISMHWFREWEAFVKGKDNDPPGPIDNSKIAVNKNGHLTLKQGADSGQISEETWNFLHSIHGGGPVVTVRPSVSHQEVESSQAEEKIEVETRSV, via the exons ATGCCGGCTGGTTCTAGCTGCGACTGTCCGCACCTGGAGTGTGTTGGAGAGATCACAAAAGAAGAACTCATCCAGAAATCTCAT GGCCAGTGCCAGGACTGCAAAGTTGGAGGACCAAACCTCTGGGCCTGCCTGGAA AATGGCTGCTCATATGTTGGCTGTGGAGAGTCTCATGCTGACCACAGCACCGTCCACTCACAG GAGACGAGGCATAACCTGACGGTGAATCTGACCACGCTCAGGGTGTGGTGTTATGCCTGCTCCAAAGAAGTCTTCCTGGACAGGAAGCTGGGGCCTCCCACGGTGCTGCCCAGTGCCGTCAAACCCATCTCCCCCCTGCAGACCCCAAGCCAG GAGTCTGCAGACCCAGGCAGCCCAACTTCACTGAGAGTTCCTCCAGCTGGAGTCTGCGAGGATCTGGACATGGAGactgaggaggaggatgatTTGAGGACTAGAG GTCTTACTGGGCTGAAAAACATCGGCAACACCTGCTACATGAACGCAGCCCTGCAGGCTCTTTCCAACTG TCCTCCACTGACGCAGTTCTTTCTGGACTGCGGTGGCCTGGTCAGGACAGACAAGAAGCCGGCTCTGTGTAAGAGCTACCACAAGCTGATCACAGACCTGTGGcacaaaaacag GCCTTCCTATGTCGTACCCACAAATCTGTTCCAGGGCATCAAAGCTGTCAACCCCATGTTTCGGGGATATTCCCAGCAG GACTCTCAGGAGTTTCTGCGCTGTCTGATGGATCAGCTTCATGAGGAGCTAAAGGAGGCTTTGGTGGAGCCTGATGACCAGAGTCCGACAGTCAGCGCAGAAGACAGCCCAGACGAAGATGACCGCAGTCGCTCAGACAGTGATTTCCAGTCCTGTGAGTCGTGCAGCGCAGACAGCGAGGGGCACCGGGGCCCAGAGGACCCCGACGAGGCAGATATGCTGATTCCAGATGAGGAGAAAGCCAACAGGGAGTGGCAGAAAGAGAAGAACCTTATTAACAACCTTTATCGTGCCGGCTCCCATGGTGACCTCGACAAGGACGTGGACACGACCAACGAGAGCAGGACCATCATCAGCAGCCAGGGGGCCATCAAACAGGGCAAGGCTGCAG ACTCTAACTCTGAGATCCAGGTCAGTAACAACGCCCGGCCTCAGAGCCCCAGTGCCAACGAAGGAATCGCCCCCAAACTGTCCAGCAGTCCCCCGAAGTCAACCCCCATGTGGCCTAGCTTGAGCTCAGCTCACAAGAAAG TGACCTCGTTTGCGCCTCCCAAGAGCAAGCGACAGAGGAAGTACCACAGCGTCATCTCTGACGTGTTTGATGGCACCATCGTGAGCTCTGTGCAGTGCCTGAcctgtgacagg GTGTCAGTGACCTTGGAGAACTTCCAGGACATCTCTTTGCCAATACCAGGGAAAGAGGACTTGGCCAAGCTTCATTCTTCTTCACATCAGACTGCTCTGGTGAAGGCAGGGTCCTGTGGAGAGGCCTATGCCCCTCAGGGCTGGATTGCCTTTGTGATGGAGTACATCAAAAG CTGGTTCTGGGGCCCTGTGGTCACACTGCAGGACTGTCTTGCTGCCTTCTTTGCTCGAGATGAACTAAAAG GGGATAACATGTACAGCTGTGAAAAGTGCAAGAA GTTACGGAACGGAGTCAAGTTCTGCAAAGTCCAGAGTTTGCCAGAG ATCTTGTGCATCCACCTGAAGCGCTTCAGGCACGAGCTGATGTTCTCCACTAAGATCAGCACTCACGTCTCTTTCCCTCTGGATGGCCTGGACCTGCAGCCCTTCCTCGCCAAGGACAGCTCGGCCCAGATCACCACCTACGACCTGCTGTCCGTCATCTGCCATCACGGCACGGCCAGCA GTGGCCACTACATCGCCTACTGTCGGAATGACCTGAACCAGCTGTGGTATGAGTTTGATGACCAGAGTGTGACTGAAGTGTCTGAGTCCTGTGTTCAGAACGCTGAGGCCTATGTGCTCTTCTACAA GAAGAGTAACGAAGAGGCCCAGAAAGAGAGGCGGAAGGTGACTGCCCTCCTCAACATGATGGAGCCCAGTCTGCTGCAGTTCTACATCTCCCGCCAGTGGCTTAACAAGTTCAGGACTTTTGCTGAGCCTGGGCCCATCTCCAACTATGACTTCCTGTGCGCACATGGAG GTGTGCCGCCACATAAGGCCACGTACATCGACGACTTGGTCCTGATGCTTCCCCAGAATGTTTGGGACCACTTGTACAGCAG GTATGGAGGAGGCCCTGCTGTTAATCACCTGTACGTGTGCCACACCTGTCAGATGGAGATTGAGAAGCTGGAGAAGCGCCGTAAGAGTGAGCTGGACATGTTTGTGCGG CTGAATAAGGCCTTCCAGGAGGAGGAGTCGCCTGTGGTTATTTACTGCATCAGCATGCACTGGTTCAGAGAATGGGAGGCCTTTGTCAAAGGCAAAGACAATG ATCCACCCGGGCCAATCGACAACTCGAAGATCGCCGTGAATAAGAACGGGCACCTCACACTGAAGCAAG GAGCTGATTCCGGGCAGATTTCCGAGGAGACCTGGAACTTCCTCCACTCCATCCATGGCggcggtccggtggtgacggtGCGGCCCAGCGTCAGCCACCAAGAGGTGGAGAGCTCCCAGGCCGAGGAGAAAATTGAAGTGGAGACGCGCAGCGTGTAG